A single window of Aphidius gifuensis isolate YNYX2018 linkage group LG1, ASM1490517v1, whole genome shotgun sequence DNA harbors:
- the LOC122848542 gene encoding neogenin isoform X3: MELFINICLTLLLCILPKYVDSADGLYFKVEPQDVIVEQSGSARLDCQAKSGFGHVNIQWRTEDGQPINFIGDDNRSQLPNGSLYINNINSGYSELTGRYQCLASVENVGSIVSRTANIKLANLPSFQREPQDTMVYSGQIAYLSCSLPIQSNRVKINWLKDEHPLILDESRMAIMPSGALEIDEVKSHDVGSYRCNASGFNQFRLSNKAQLGLLTSDIDQPLSAPIFIAKPSQQVAIEGSTITLECAANGNPKPNILWLKNGVAVDLAALDSRYRKVAASSLMITDIMEEDHGSYQCRAENKEEALDAVVEVIVQVPPRFTKRPKDKIANEHQDLEFECEIYGKPEPKITWLKNGEKITLSEYWQLVNSNNLRINGLMAIDAGIFQCIGVNPAGSVQASARLTINQPNDTDSLETNEGSSVPSAPRNLSVVITKTRFITLRWQEPENGNDDSLTYYLYYKQEGSQRERVVNTAHKQLEVMVSGLQPGVTYQFRVVAHNSRGAGMSSEILRETTLSEANVPGPPIPLDGHATSSTSIKFSWQQPEVLNGRISKYVVTFVKGEDEDEGEEKTRETTSTTYELIDLVPYTEYNIWVHAVNENGPGASSGEINIRTYSSQPSQPPHNVTLEAASSSSVIIRWEPPLEGTNGIITGYKIRYRPQDRRYQSDTITTEGNQRLYVLTGLDKHVIYHVRICALNVNGTGPWTEWMAVETYENDLGESSVPSAPSNLRTKPSSLSITIWWNPPKDDGIKVRGYVVGWGKGFPDSYTKVLDGKQRTYSIEPLEPLSEYVISLRATNEAGEGPPVYANVRTTEKSVSESSSPLIPPVGLKAIVLSSKTVVLYWTDTLNQYTRYYVVRYTTVKTVKGKRESPWSMAVLNQTEESAPISSPKDLIVQNYEQEKHTIAVILQWQPPKQPNGQIIGYIISYSTDDTNRDRDWLVDGMVGNKTEYIVRSLSPSTTYFFKVQARNAKGYGPFSTTVTFKTRPNGHTLSGILVYIIVGCTVVLLTGIAVVILFICCRKNPDSPDHKKGYMKDTNLKANIKPPDLWIHHDQMELKALEKSSVNGEASTSGVANTLPRSGNSDYSQDSIPINSNSLDKRTYVPSYMGNLDEKCSTLSRQHSRGGKAKLITLPIDGAPVHQPIGTATPIVNCSLSQSTIHNSCTDGSSLRPTYPRTVAQYSLSRAHITLEPTPESSPDSCSMPSNYVLQAPMSYVSSGPTYNATQYGPNSLYGSSCQTSNSTSATTGSINGIGGGCGSGTGEAGGGGVGSSGGGGGSGSGNESGGSVKRLQGHPLKSFSVPAPPPQSAPSTPAQQKHGVTIRPSISGSPYKKQLGSTSQLAKNRLTSVSSASHTPEELERLKPSYSTEELNQEMANLEGLMKDLNAITASEFEC, translated from the exons atggagttgtttattaatatttgtctGACACTGCTGTTGTGTATATTACCTAAATACG ttgACAGTGCAGATGGTCTATATTTTAAAGTTGAACCTCAGGATGTAATTGTAGAACAGAGTGGCTCAGCTAGACTTGATTGTCAAGCAAAAAGTGGCTTTGGTCATGTTAACATTCAATGGAGAACAGAGGATGGTcaaccaattaattttattggtgATGATAATCGCTCACAATTGCCAAATGGATcattatatattaacaatattaattctgGTTATTCTGAATTAACTGGACGTTATCAATGTTTGGCAAGTGTTGAAAATGTTGGATCAATTGTATCAAGAACAGCAAATATTAAACTTGCAAATCTTCCAAGTTTTCAACGTGAGCCACAAGATACAATGGTTTATTCTGGACAAATTGCATATTTATCATGTTCACTTCCAATACAATCAAATcgtgttaaaataaattggctAAAAGATGAGCATCCATTGATACTAGATGAAAGTAGAATGGCAATAATGCCATCTGGAGCTCTTGAAATTGATGAAGTAAAATCTCATGATGTTGGTTCTTATCGATGTAATGCAAGTGGTTTTAATCAATTTCGTTTAAGTAATAAAGCACAACTTGGTTTATTAACAAGTGATATTGATCAGCCATTATCAGCACcaatatttattgcaaaaCCAAGTCAACAAGTTGCTATTGAAGGATCAACAATAACACTTGAATGTGCTGCAAATGGTAATCCAAAACCAAATATACTATGGTTAAAAAATGGTGTTGCTGTTGATCTTGCTGCACTTGATTCAAGATATAGAAAAGTTGCAGCATCAAGTCTTATGATAACTGATATTATGGAAGAAGATCATGGCTCATATCAATGTAGAGcagaaaataaagaagaagcacttgatgctgttgttgaaGTTATTGTACAAGTACCACCAAGATTTACTAAAAGACCAAAAGATAAAATTGCAAATGAAcatcaagatcttgaatttgAATGTGAAATATATGGTAAACCAGAGCCAAAAATAACATGGTTAAAAAATggtgaaaaaataacattgagtGAATATTGGCAACTtgttaatagtaataatttaagaataaatGGCCTTATGGCAATTGATGCTggtatttttcaatgtattgGAGTTAATCCTGCTGGCAGTGTTCAAGCCTCTGCTCGTCTTACCATCAATCAACCAA ATGATACAGATAGTCTGGAAACAAATGAGGGTAGTAGTGTACCATCAGCACCGAGAAATCTCAGTGTTGTCATTACAAAAACAAGATTTATCACATTACGCTGGCAGGAACCGGAAAATGGAAATGATGATTCTTTAACGTACTATTTGTATTATAAACAGGAAGGTTCCCAAAG AGAACGTGTTGTTAATACAGCACACAAACAGCTGGAAGTAATGGTCAGTGGTTTACAGCCAGGTGTAACATATCAATTTCGTGTGGTTGCACATAATTCTCGAGGGGCTGGTATGTCAAGTGAAATTCTTCGTGAGACAACATTATCCGAAGCAAATGTACCAGGACCACCAATACCACTTGATGGGCATGCAACGAGTAgtacaagtataaaattttcatggcAACAGCCAGAAGTATTAAATGGTCGTATTTCAAAATACGTTGTGACATTTGTAAAGggtgaagatgaagatgaaggtGAAGAAAAAACACGTGAAACAACAAGTACAACATATGAATTAATCGATCTTGTGCCTTATactgaatataatatttgggTTCATGCTGTTAATGAAAATGGTCCTGGTGCATCATCTGGTGAAATTAATATACGTACATATAGTTCACAACCAAGTCAACCACCTCACAATGTAACACTTGAAGCAGCAAGTTCATCAAGTGTTATAATACGATGGGAACCACCTCTTGAAGGAACAAATGGTATTATAACTGGTTATAAAATACGTTATCGTCCTCAAGATAGACGTTATCAATCTGATACAATAACAACTGAAGGTAATCAACGTCTTTATGTTCTTACTGGTCTTGATAAACATGTTATTTATCATGTACGTATTTGTGCATTAAATGTCAATGGTACTGGTCCTTGGACAGAATGGATGGCTGTTGAAACATATGAAAATGATTTAGGTGAATCATCAGTACCATCAGCACCAAGTAATTTACGCACAAaaccatcatcattatctaTAACAATATGGTGGAATCCACCAAAAGATGATGGTATTAAAGTACGTGGTTATGTTGTTGGTTGGGGTAAAGGTTTTCCTGATTCATATACTAAAGTACTTGATGGAAAACAACGTACATATTCCATTGAACCACTTGAGCCACTTTCAGAATATGTTATATCATTAAGAGCAACAAACGAAGCTGGTGAAGGACCACCAGTTTATGCTAATGTTAGAACAACTGAAAAATCAGTATctgaatcatcatcaccattaaTACCACCAGTTGGACTCAAAGCAattgtattatcatcaaaaacagTTGTACTTTATTGGACTGATACATTAAATCAATATACACGTTACTATGTTGTTAGATATACTACAGTTAAAACAGTTAAAGGTAAACGTGAATCACCATGGAGTATGGCTGTTTTAAATCAAACTGAAGAATCAGCTCCAATATCATCACCAAAAGATTTAATTGTTCAAAATTATGAACAAGAAAAACATACTATTGCAGTTATACTTCAGTGGCAACCACCAAAACAACCTAATGGACAAATTATTGGATATATTATATCATATTCAACTGATGATACTAATAGAGATAGAGACTGGCTTGTTGATGGCATGGTTGGAAATAAAACTGAATATATTGTACGATCACTTTCACCAAGTacgacatatttttttaaagttcaaGCTAGAAATGCAAAGGGATATGGACCATTTTCAACGACAGTCACCTTCAAAACTCGTCCAA atggTCATACACTTTCTGGAATACTCGTCTATATAATTGTAGGATGTACAGTTGTTTTATTGACTGGTATTGCCgttgtaattttattcatttgttgcCGAAAAAATCCTGATTCACCAGATCATAAAAAAGGCTATATGAaagatacaaatttaaaagcaAATATTAAACCACCTGATCTTTGGATACATCATGATCAAATGGAATTAAAAGCATTAGAAAAATCATCAGTTAATGGTGAAGCATCAACAAGTGGCGTTGCAAATACATTGCCAAGATCTGGAAATTCAGATTATAGTCAAGATTCAATTCCCATTAACTCAAATTCATTGGATAAAAGAACTTACGTGCCAAGTTACATGG gCAACTTGGATGAGAAGTGTTCAACATTAAGCAGACAACACAGTCGTGGAGGTAAAGCTAAACTTATAACACTACCTATCGATGGTGCTCCAGTACATCAAC cTATTGGAACAGCAACGCCAATAGTAAATTGCAGTTTGTCTCAATCAACGATTCACAATTCATGCACTGATGGATCATCACTGCGGCCAACTTATCCTCGGACAGTTGCTCAATACAGTCTCAGTCGAGCTCACATAACACTAGAACCAACACCTGAGTCAAGTCCTGACTCTTGCTCCATGCCGAGTAATTATGTACTTCAAGCTCCAATGTCATATGTTTCAAGTGGACCAACTTATAATGCAACTCAGTATGGTCCAAACAGTCTTTATGGATCTAGCTGTCAGACATCAAACTCTACATCAGCAACAACTGGTAGTATTAATGGTATTGGTGGTGGTTGTGGTAGTGGAACAGGAGAAGCAGGAGGAGGAGGAGTAGGAAGTAGTGGTGGTGGAGGAGGTTCAGGAAGTGGCAATGAATCTGGTGGTAGTGTAAAACGTCTTCAAGGACATCCATTAAAAAGTTTTAGCGTTCCTGCGCCACCACCACAATCAGCACCATCAACACCAGCACAACAAAAACATGGTGTTACAATAAGACCCAGTATATCTGGTAGTccttataaaaaacaattaggtTCAACAAGTCAGTTGGCAAAAAATAGACTGACATCTGTATCAAGTGCTTCCCACACACCTGAAGAACTTGAACGATTAAAACCTTCTTACAGTACTGAAGAATTAAATCAGGAAATGGCCAATTTAGAAGGTCTTATGAAAGACTTGAATGCAATTACAGCATCAGAGTTTGAAtgctaa